The following nucleotide sequence is from Candidatus Woesearchaeota archaeon.
AAAAAGAAAAACAAGATATGCGCGATGGAAAAATTAATCAGTTATTTAAAGATCTAAAAAGAGAACTTCAAACTGACAGACGAGAACTTTCCAAATGTAAAAAAACAGCACTCGCGGCAGGAACAAGCGCACAAGATTTAACGATTGCATTACGTGAAACAAAAAATAGTACTGAAAGCACACATCTCGAACAATTATTAACTAATGAAGCAAAGCTAACTCATTTTCTTTATCATTTAATTCATGGAAAAATAATTCCACTTATTATAAAAAGAATTCAAGCAGAGAGTGATGAAATTAAAAATGTAAAAAACCATGACGCAAATGCACTCAAACAAGCAATGCAAAAAGATGTACAACTATCTCAAGAGTTAAAAAAATACAAACCAATTATCGAAAAAATAATTCTTCACCTACAACAATTAGAAAAAGCAGATCAAGAACCCAATCACCCAATCACACCAGGATCACACCACTCAAAACAAACTCACCAAATAGCACTTGTCGCAATATTTATTCTAATAATTGGAGTGGTCTTATTAAAAACAAATACTGGTTTTGCTCAAGGTTTATTCGACTTTGGAGAAGAAGATGAACTTATAGTAGAAGTTTACCAAGATAATGCTTTAGGTGATTTGAAAGATCGCGAAGATATTTTAAGAATCTATCAAGAAAATCCTGAATCGTGGGGAACAGTTATTGATTATATTCAAAAAAATAAAAAAAAGTATGCATATTATCATGGATATGGATATTCTAAATCTGAAGCAGTTAATTCTGCATTTAAATCTGCGGCAAGTTCAGGAAATTCATTTGTTTACCAAAATGTTGAAATAGCAACATTAAGTGAAACTGCAATATACACAAATTTCACAAAACACAATTCCAATAACATATTATTAACATTATTTATATCCGCAGATAAAAACTCTCCAGAAAAAATAAAAAACTTTTTTAATAAAAAAACATCTTCAATAATTTTAAATGTGTATGATCACCCTCGCATGAAAGAATGGGTTAAACTAATAACTCAAAACTACCCTGACGAATATGAAGCCATTCGAAAAAATTATTATCCTGATTATCAAGCATTAATATTTTTTGAATTGGACTTATGGGCAAAATATGATAAATTAAATACAAAAGTTGATCCCAACGCAGATATGTACGCAAGCATTGAACTTGTTTTAGAAACAAACACTAATGGAATAATAAATAAAAAAATTATTTATTTAAAAGAAAAAACGACAAAACGACAAAATTATGCTGAACTAATATCATTCATTGTTAAAAGCCACGAGGAAATGGGAATCCCTTTAGATCAAAAAGAACTTAATTATATAAAACAAGAATTAAAAAAAAACCTACCAGAATATACTGATGAAATTGATAAAACATATGGCAAACTCTCACAAATACTAGCTTAATCTTTCTTTTTGTTCTCAAAGTATTTTTTAACAATTAAAATACCTCGAGCTTCGGCCAAACTTCCTAAACAATAATATGTTTTTTCAGTTACAGGACCCCAACTATAATCCCCTGTTTCTTGTTTAACTTCTTCAATCTTAAATTCATTAGTTGTTAAACCTTTATGTAAATGATAATAAATAGAACGCATAGTAACTTTTGGAAATATATCTAAATAAATTTGATAAATTTCATAAGCATAACCAGTCCCAACAATATGCAATATCTCAACTATATTTTGTCGAATTATACTCCCTCTGGGTCTTCCTCTTCCAATCAAACTCACAATTAATTACCTCAATACTAAACATAGCGAATTACTATTTATAAGTTTCTCACAATTTAAGTAAAAACAAATCCTCTAGAAAAATCAAATTAACAAAACACAATCGTTTTTAAACAAAATAGAGCTAGTTTCTTAAAATTTATATAGTTCATTAACTTATCAATTCATAATGAAAAAAGTCTTTCTTTTGTCTGGTGAGAATTTAGAGTTAGCTCAAGCAGAAATTCTTGCTTTGACCAAACGCAAACCCAAGAATTGGGAACTTATTGATAATGTAATTATTTCTAATGCTAATTTTAAATTAGCCCGTCTTGCACTAACAAAAAAAGTTTATGAATATTTATTTCAATCTACTTCAAAAAACATCAATAAAAAAATGGAGAAATATAATTGGAATAAAGCATATAAGAAAAATTTCTCTTTACGAATTAGTAACGTAGGCCATATCAAATTTTATGAAAAAGAAGCTCAACTTGCAAAACATATTTGGAATCAAATAAAAGAGCCCCGAGTTGATTTAAAACAAGCAGTTACTAAATTTGAATTAGTAATAACTGAAAAAAAAATCCTTGGAGGAAAAATTCTTCATGAACCAAAAAATGATTATAAACTTAGAAGACCGCATCTAAGGCCTGCACCTTGTCCAACTTCATTAAGTCCAAAACTAGCACGCGCATGTATTAATCTTACAGGAATTCAAACTGGAAAAACTTTGTGTGATCCCTTCTGCGGTAGTGGAGGAATTCTTTTAGAAGCAGGATTAATGAGATTTAAAACAATAGGATATGATGTTGACAAAAATTTATTAAAAAGTGCTAAAAAGAATTTAGATTATTATAAAATTAAAGGTTATTCTTTAGATGAAAGAGATTCGACAAAATTATGTGAAAGTGTTGATTATGTCGTAACAGATTTACCTTATGGAAAAAGTAGTAAAATAACTGATTCCCTAAAAAGATTATATTTTGATTTTTTAACTAGTTTATCTGAAAACTTAAAGTATAAAGCAGTAGTTATTTTTCCCGATTTTATTGATCACAAAAAAATTATCAAAAAAACTAGTTTAGTTATTGAAAAAGAATTTAGTTGGTATGTTCACAGATCTTTAACAAGAAATATTGTTTTATTGAACACAACTTAATTTAAGTTCATTAGAATTTAAAGTTACTATACTAGAATCAACCAAAGAACAATTACTCGCATCAATAATCATACTTGGTTTTTGTTGTTCTACTAAATATTGTTCAAGTTCAGAATTATTAAACCCATTCAAAACTACTGCTCGAGATCTCTTAACAACTCCAAACATATCTTTTTTATAATTATTAAACAAAACTATGTCCCCTTCTAAAACATTACTCAAATCCGCTACGTCATTAACTATTGTTAATTTTCCAACAGCAATTCCTGGAAAAATAACTTTTTGAATAGAATCACCAATAGGTTCAAACAGGGAGGGAGATGAAATGTCTTCAGAAACTTCGCAATTATCATATTCAATTTCTTTTTTTTCTAAAAATTCTATTTTTTCTGACACCGGTTCAGTTTCAATTAGTGTGGGTTCAAAATACTCAATTTCTTCTTTTATCTCTACAGACCCTAACATGACTGGTTCAACGGGCTGATCCTCAATCAATACTGGCTCAACAGAGTCGGATTCAATTAATATTGGTTCAACTGGTTCATCCTCAATTAATATTGGCTCAATATGTTCAGATTCAATTAATACTGGTTCAACCAAATTATCATTTTCGAGCATAATAGATTCAACTGGTTCCGTCACTTCCACGGGTTTTTCACTTAGATTTATGGGTCTTGATTGTAAAATATAAATTTCATCATTTTCTATTGCCCACTCAATATCTTGAGAAGTTCCAAAAAAACTTTCTATTTTTTTTGCAGTTTGAGTTAATGATTGCGCAGTTATGTGATCTAAAACTGGAGCTTGTTGCTTATCAGGAAGTAACTTTCTTTTTTCAACTCCCCCTCCAATTGCAAGTTGTAATTCAAACGGTTTTAATCCAACTTTATTTTCTTTGACCAAAAGAGTTTCTTTATCAAGTAAATAATAATCAAAATTGACCTCCTCGCGAACTAAAGATTCACCTAATCCAAATACTGCTTCAATTATTAATTCATTATCTCCATCGGAAACATTAACATTTTTTGTCAATATTACTCCACTTTTATCACTATTAACCATTGTTTGAACAATAATTGCAAGACCCATATTTTCTAATGATTCATTATTTAAATTTCGATGGACTAATGATTTAGCTAAAAATAATGAAGCCCAACAAGATTTCACAGCTTTAATTATGGTTCCTCCACCTTTAACATTCAAATAAGTTGCATGTTGACCTGCAATACTACCTTCTTTTGAATCTTCTTTTGGGGCACTACTCCTTACAGAAACAAATGATTCTTTGGGATTTAGTAAATCATCAGGATTAATTCCTCCTGAACTAAGAACATGATATGCTGCAAGAATATCTTCTTTTATTTCATCAGGCATTGGAAGAGTTACAATTAATTTCTGAATCTCATTTGCTTTTTGTTGAACTAAAGAAAGATTAGAAAAGTCAGTAATTTCATTTAATAAATGTTTAATTTTAAGATCTAATTGAGTTTTTATTAAAAATTCGGAATAAACATCAGTAGTTATTACAAAACCATTAGGTACTTTAAAGTTCTGATACAATTTTCCAAGATTAAGCGCTTTCCCACCAACTAAATTAATAGTATACTGACCTAATTCTTTAAACATAATTGTTCGTCTTGCCATAAACACCTCATTTTGTTGTGTAAATCAACAATAATCATTTACAATCAATAATAAAATAAGAAAAAGAATTATTATTTAAATAATTATACTATTTTTTTCAATACAACTTTAAAAAAAAATTAAAAAAAACAAATAAAACATACTCTTAAAACATAATTATTCTTGTTTGAGTAAATCAACTTTATCAGTTTTTTCCCAAGTAAAATCAGAATCATTCCTTCCAAAATGACCATATGCGGCGGTTTTCTCATATATTGGCCTTAACAAATCAAGTTGGGATATAATATCAGTTGGTTTTAATTCAAAATTATCTCTAACTAATTCACCAATTTTTTCTTCAGGAATTTTATTAGTGCCAAAACAATGAACTAATACTGAAACTGGATCAGAAACGCCAATAGCATATGCTAATTGAACTTCACATTTATCTGCTAAATTTGCGGCAACAACATTTTTCGCAATATATCTTGCAACATATGCAGCACTCCTATCAACTTTAGACGGATCTTTACCACTAAATGCGCCTCCGCCATGACTTCCATGCCCGCCATAAGTATCTACAATAATTTTTCTTCCAGTAAGTCCACAATCCGCAACAGGTCCACCAACAACAAATGCACCAGTAGGATTCACATAAAACTTTGTTTCAGAATCAATCCAAGTTCCACAAACAGGTTTGATAACATTTTCAATCACGTCTTGTTTTATTGTTTCATGAGAAACATCTGAAGAATGCTGTGTTGAAACAACCACTGCATCAATTCGTTTTGGTTTTCCAGCTAAATATTCTACAGTTACTTGACTCTTACTATCCGGTCTTAAATAACTAACTTGATTACCCCGTCTAAACTCTGCAAGCTTAAGAAGTAATTTATTTGCAATAGACATTGATAATGGCATAAGTTCAGAAGTTTCATTTGATGCATAACCAAACATAAGTCCCTGATCTCCAGCGCCTTGTTCTTCAAATAATCCTTGTCCTTGTGTTACTCCTTGACAAATATCTGGACTTTGTTTTGTTATATGAACAAAGATTTCACAAGTCTCAGGATCAAATCCCGTATCTTTTGTGTACCCAATTCGGTTTATTACTCTTCGAACTATCGAGTCATAATCAAGGTCTGCATTAGTAGTTATTTCTCCGGCAAGTATTACTTTATTGCCTTTTACCATGGTCTCACATGCGACTCTCGAATGAGGATCTGATTTAATACATGCATCAAGAACCGCATCACTAATTTGATCACAAACTTTATCAGGATGTCCTTCTGAAACTGCTTCACTAGTAAATAAGAATTTTTGTTTATTAACATTCATATGTATCACCTGAACAATCTAAAAAAAATACTCTTTTTTAATATATCTTGACAATTTTATTCCAATACGACTTATTCTAATAAGAATATTTATAAACCCTAAAATATTCCTAACTATTAACAAAAAAAACAGATCAACTAAAAAAAATGTTTGAAATAAAAGATATTAAAAAAATTCGTAAACAATTAGGGATAACTCAGTCACAACTAGCAAAAACTTCAGGAGTATCACAATCATTAATTGCAAAAATTGAATCAGGCAAATTAGATCCAACTTATTCTAAAACTCAATTAATTTTTGGAGCACTAAAAGAAAAATCTCAAAATGAAGAATTAAAAGCAAAAGACATTATGATAAAAAACATTTCAACAACGTCACCTTCAACAAAAGTTATTGATATAATTAAATTAATGAAAAAAAAGAACATATCTCAAATCCCCATTTTAAAAAATAATAGAATTTTAGGAGTAATCACTGAAAAAAGCATTCTTGAAAAAACAATTACTCAAAACATAGCACTTTTAACTGCAGAAGATTGTATGTTTCCCCCACCACCCATATTATCTGAAGATACATCAATAAATATTGTCCAATCACTTCTTCAACATTTCCAAATAGTACTTATTCAAACAAATAAAAGTTATGGATTGATCTCTAAAGTAGATATATTGACAAAAGCAATCAGAAAATAAAAATCAGTTTACCTAAATTTCTTAAATATTTCTTAATTAATAAGTTAAAACATATGCAAAAATAATAGTTTGTTTAAAAACTAAATCCGAAAATATAAATAAAAGTTAATTTTGAACACTAAACATCATGGAATCATATATCTCATTTATCGAAATGGCGCTAAACAGAAGTGAGACCATTGTTTTAAGTTGTAATTGTGAAATTGAATATTCTGGCAGAGCAGAAGCGTTCTTAGCTAAGGGAGACAGAGTAATCATAATTAAAAATGATAAAGCACTACTAGTCCATCAACCAGAAGGAACTGCTCCAGTTAATTATATGAAACCCGGAACCAATCACCAAATACAATTTGATAAAGATGAAAAAATCTTTTTTCTCAAAAGCCAAAATCTTAGTTTAAAAGAATATCTTAACATAAAATTATTTGAAATTCATTTTGTTAATTCTCACCCATTAAAAGATGGACAAAAAATTCAATTATCTGGCAGCGAAAAAGATATGGCCGAAATGATTTATAAAACTCCTGAACTTATTGAATCAGGATTCAAACCATTAAGTATGGAAGAACACACAAAATATGGATTTATTGATGTATTTGGAACAGATGCGAAAGAAAATTTAGTAGTTGTTGAATGTAAACGTTACGTAGCGGATTTATCTGCAGTAACTCAATTAAGAAGATATGTTGAACGAATTAAAAAAATAAAAGGTATTGATTGCGTTAGAGGAATTATTGCCGCTCCAAAAATAACACCTAATGCTAAAAAAATGTTAACTGACTGGAAATTTAGTTTTGTAGCAGTAATCCCCCCAAATTATAGAGAAAAATTTAATAAATCTCAAACAAATTTAGAAAACTATTAATCACACGATTTATCAAAAACCTAAAAAAAATATTAATTCTTTTTTACAAGTTTTATACTTAACCCATAATGATCAGAAGGAGTTACTTTTAAAAATTTCTTTGCATGAACTACCGCTTCATTAAAAACAACATTAGATTTAATATGATCAACAAATTGTTTAAACTGTTTTGGAACAAATATATGATCAATTCTTTGAGGGGGCGACCAAGGAGAATATCCTTTAAGATTCAAATAATTTTTTGGATCCCAAGTAAATTTAAATTTTTTTTCTTTTTTTGCTAAATTAAATAAATCTATAAATCCTTTTTGAATAATTGTTTTATAATTTTGAATAGAAACTTGCGGACCTGCATTAAAATCACCAATAATAAAAGTATTATCTTTTTCTTGTTCTGCTACAGTTAACACTTGTTCAATTTGTTCTTGACGTATTCGCTCCATTAATTTTGATTCTGGATGCCTAAACAATCCACCTGCAGCCAAATGCACATTCAAAAAATTTAACTCTCCAAATTGAGGATTATCAACAGTAACTGTAAGCATTCCTTGATTTGCAAATAATTTTTCTTCAAAAGTTGTTGATTTAAACGGAATAAATTTAGAATCAATTATTTTATTTTTCGAAAACATAACAAGTCCATTATCCAACCCAAATAAATTTGGTTTTTTTCGAGCAACATACGGATATAAGGGTTTAAGTTTTTCTACTAAAAATTTTTTATGTTTTTCATAAAATACTTCTTGTAATGCAACAATATCGTTACATTTTTCAGAAATTATTTTAGGAATTACTTGTAATCTTTTTTTTGCAAATGGAACTGAATCAAGTAAATTTAATCTAAAAAATCTCAACGAAAATAAACCTGTGTTAAAGGTTAATAGAGACAATGATTTCGAATTAGCCATCATACTAATTTAACTAATAACATTTATAAATTTAACTAATATTAATTAAATGAAATAATAGAACAAAATAAAAAAAACCCAGATACCCATCAAATAAAAAAGAAATAAAAAAATTCAAAAAATCAAATTTCTAATGTAGATACTCTTCAACCCCTTCACGCGCAACACTAACTTGCAAAAACTTATCCACACCTAATTGTTGCAAATACTGACGAGCATCTCGCTCCATTACCGCTAAAAATACATCATCATGTGATGGATCGTGATGTGCCAAAACTAAATTTTTAACTCCCGCAGCAATTGCTCTTTGAATATTTGATTCATAGGTTGCATGCCCCCAACCTTTTTTTGTCATCGTACTCAAACCAAATCTTGCAGGATCATGTTCTTGAGGAGTGTATGCACTATCAATTAAAACATAATCTGCCCCAGTCATAAACTTAATTATTCGTTTATCTTCAACTCCAAAACTGTTTTTTGAAGGATCCCCATCATGTTCATTGTCAAGAACATAACAAAAAGTTACAATTCCAGATTCAGTTTCTTCTTGAATTTTAAATGCATAACAAAGATCCGGATGTTTTGAT
It contains:
- a CDS encoding CBS domain-containing protein, translating into MFEIKDIKKIRKQLGITQSQLAKTSGVSQSLIAKIESGKLDPTYSKTQLIFGALKEKSQNEELKAKDIMIKNISTTSPSTKVIDIIKLMKKKNISQIPILKNNRILGVITEKSILEKTITQNIALLTAEDCMFPPPPILSEDTSINIVQSLLQHFQIVLIQTNKSYGLISKVDILTKAIRK
- a CDS encoding methionine adenosyltransferase, whose translation is MNVNKQKFLFTSEAVSEGHPDKVCDQISDAVLDACIKSDPHSRVACETMVKGNKVILAGEITTNADLDYDSIVRRVINRIGYTKDTGFDPETCEIFVHITKQSPDICQGVTQGQGLFEEQGAGDQGLMFGYASNETSELMPLSMSIANKLLLKLAEFRRGNQVSYLRPDSKSQVTVEYLAGKPKRIDAVVVSTQHSSDVSHETIKQDVIENVIKPVCGTWIDSETKFYVNPTGAFVVGGPVADCGLTGRKIIVDTYGGHGSHGGGAFSGKDPSKVDRSAAYVARYIAKNVVAANLADKCEVQLAYAIGVSDPVSVLVHCFGTNKIPEEKIGELVRDNFELKPTDIISQLDLLRPIYEKTAAYGHFGRNDSDFTWEKTDKVDLLKQE
- the nucS gene encoding endonuclease NucS, with the protein product MESYISFIEMALNRSETIVLSCNCEIEYSGRAEAFLAKGDRVIIIKNDKALLVHQPEGTAPVNYMKPGTNHQIQFDKDEKIFFLKSQNLSLKEYLNIKLFEIHFVNSHPLKDGQKIQLSGSEKDMAEMIYKTPELIESGFKPLSMEEHTKYGFIDVFGTDAKENLVVVECKRYVADLSAVTQLRRYVERIKKIKGIDCVRGIIAAPKITPNAKKMLTDWKFSFVAVIPPNYREKFNKSQTNLENY
- a CDS encoding MBL fold metallo-hydrolase; this translates as MKIKYWGTRGSVATPSTGDFSTLKYGGNTSCVEIETANGELIVLDAGSGLRLLGQNLMANGFLDSDRSVKLLVGHVHPDHVEGLSFFAPAFIAGTKINIVSGELEKPLEEILRGKYEKPKFPISIDQMSADFSFYQLREGESLENGVAISHCLSKHPDLCYAFKIQEETESGIVTFCYVLDNEHDGDPSKNSFGVEDKRIIKFMTGADYVLIDSAYTPQEHDPARFGLSTMTKKGWGHATYESNIQRAIAAGVKNLVLAHHDPSHDDVFLAVMERDARQYLQQLGVDKFLQVSVAREGVEEYLH
- a CDS encoding methyltransferase domain-containing protein; translation: MKKVFLLSGENLELAQAEILALTKRKPKNWELIDNVIISNANFKLARLALTKKVYEYLFQSTSKNINKKMEKYNWNKAYKKNFSLRISNVGHIKFYEKEAQLAKHIWNQIKEPRVDLKQAVTKFELVITEKKILGGKILHEPKNDYKLRRPHLRPAPCPTSLSPKLARACINLTGIQTGKTLCDPFCGSGGILLEAGLMRFKTIGYDVDKNLLKSAKKNLDYYKIKGYSLDERDSTKLCESVDYVVTDLPYGKSSKITDSLKRLYFDFLTSLSENLKYKAVVIFPDFIDHKKIIKKTSLVIEKEFSWYVHRSLTRNIVLLNTT